From candidate division TA06 bacterium B3_TA06, a single genomic window includes:
- the lipB gene encoding lipoyl(octanoyl) transferase, with protein MEKGFFADLGRMRYKPAWNFQLKLWQMRADEQIPNTLIFVEHEHVITRGKSADDKNLLYSEEELAKRGVDLHSVERGGDFTYHGPGQLVGYPIFHIKKGLAGIRPLVRNVENAVSQAMETFGITSKGSMEIPEKYPVGVWVGCEKLAAIGIAVKKWVSFHGFALNVSTDLDMFKLIIPCGLTNKVVTSMEKILGQKPGFKRVKNEVKKAFSETFEIEFEERKMEDFA; from the coding sequence ATGGAGAAAGGATTCTTCGCCGACCTGGGCAGGATGCGGTATAAGCCAGCCTGGAATTTCCAGCTGAAGCTGTGGCAGATGCGTGCCGATGAGCAGATTCCCAACACCTTGATCTTTGTGGAGCATGAGCACGTGATAACCAGAGGCAAGTCGGCTGATGATAAGAATCTGCTGTATTCAGAGGAGGAGTTGGCAAAGCGTGGAGTTGATCTTCATTCAGTAGAACGCGGCGGCGACTTTACCTATCACGGCCCGGGTCAGCTTGTTGGATACCCTATTTTTCACATAAAAAAGGGCCTAGCCGGTATCCGGCCATTGGTGAGGAATGTTGAGAACGCCGTATCCCAGGCGATGGAGACGTTCGGGATCACCTCAAAGGGCTCGATGGAGATACCTGAGAAGTATCCGGTGGGCGTCTGGGTTGGCTGTGAGAAGCTGGCGGCGATCGGCATCGCGGTGAAGAAATGGGTTTCATTCCACGGATTTGCATTAAACGTATCCACCGATCTGGATATGTTTAAATTGATTATACCTTGCGGATTGACCAATAAAGTGGTCACCTCGATGGAGAAGATTTTAGGGCAAAAACCGGGCTTTAAAAGGGTCAAAAACGAGGTAAAAAAAGCGTTTTCCGAGACCTTCGAGATCGAATTTGAGGAAAGGAAGATGGAGGATTTTGCATGA
- the lipA gene encoding lipoyl synthase, translating into MRKPDWLRVKLPGHGEYRDVDKILKDLDLHTVCRSARCPNIADCWGKRTVTIMILGDVCTRSCRFCAVTPGNPGGYVDETEPGRVAEAVKRMGLRYVVLTSVDRDDLADGGTEHFARTIQLIKEQDPNVLVEPLIPDFGVGARHAVPSRLKKIIDAKPDVIAHNLETVERLTPHVRDRRSSYTLSLDVLKTLKELERGTMTKSGIMVGLGETDDEVYQALQDMRGVGVEIVTIGQYLQPTKRHLEVQRFVTPEQFAEYERRALEMGFLSAACAPLVRSSYHAAEAASIIRNRKRIRDEKPT; encoded by the coding sequence ATGCGCAAACCAGACTGGCTCAGGGTGAAGCTGCCAGGCCATGGCGAGTACAGGGATGTTGATAAGATATTGAAAGATCTGGACTTACACACCGTTTGCCGCTCGGCGCGCTGCCCCAACATCGCCGACTGCTGGGGGAAAAGAACGGTAACGATTATGATCTTAGGGGATGTGTGTACCAGATCCTGCAGGTTCTGCGCGGTAACCCCAGGTAATCCAGGGGGTTATGTAGACGAAACCGAGCCTGGCCGCGTGGCCGAGGCGGTTAAACGAATGGGATTGCGGTATGTGGTGCTGACCTCGGTTGACCGGGACGATCTTGCCGATGGCGGCACGGAGCATTTTGCACGCACTATCCAGCTGATCAAGGAGCAGGACCCGAACGTTCTGGTGGAACCCTTGATCCCTGATTTCGGTGTAGGGGCACGGCATGCCGTGCCCTCCCGTCTCAAAAAGATAATTGACGCGAAACCTGACGTTATCGCCCACAACCTTGAGACAGTGGAGCGGTTGACGCCTCATGTAAGGGATCGCAGGTCAAGTTACACATTATCGTTAGATGTATTGAAAACCTTGAAAGAACTTGAACGTGGTACCATGACCAAATCAGGAATAATGGTAGGATTGGGCGAGACCGACGATGAAGTCTACCAGGCGCTTCAGGATATGCGGGGAGTAGGGGTAGAGATCGTAACCATCGGCCAGTACCTGCAGCCTACCAAGAGGCATCTGGAGGTTCAAAGATTCGTCACTCCGGAGCAGTTCGCCGAGTATGAGCGGAGAGCGTTGGAGATGGGCTTTTTATCTGCAGCCTGCGCGCCCCTGGTTCGTTCCTCCTATCATGCTGCAGAAGCTGCCTCAATCATACGAAATCGCAAGAGGATAAGGGATGAAAAACCTACTTAA
- a CDS encoding IS30 family transposase, with amino-acid sequence MLRDGRSIREMAQVLGRNASSISRELRRNRSPVHASYLDHRAQERADRRRSNASRRMRLKSDKIRDYVVSKLNQDSSPEQIAGRIEIDWPGLSISHEAIYQYVYHPSTPNRGELIGCLRRSHKRRKRKGRAPDKHRSKITGRVGIEQRPFEVETRARFGDWEADTLISRRSRAAILTMVERSSRLVQLEKLDAKTSTLTSQAIISRLLCFPRDSRHTITFDNGPENAEHEGVSQSTGISCFFCEPYSSWQRGTNEHTNGLVRQYLPKKTDFAIISSEEIKLIESRLNNRPRKCLGFKTPLEVANICVALQR; translated from the coding sequence ATGCTTAGAGATGGGCGATCCATACGCGAGATGGCGCAGGTTTTAGGAAGGAACGCCTCCAGCATCTCGCGGGAGCTACGGCGCAACCGCTCACCAGTCCACGCGAGTTACCTTGATCATCGCGCCCAGGAGCGTGCGGATAGACGCAGGTCAAACGCAAGCCGCAGGATGCGATTGAAGAGTGATAAGATCAGGGATTACGTGGTGTCCAAGCTCAACCAAGACTCCTCGCCAGAGCAGATAGCTGGAAGGATCGAGATAGATTGGCCTGGTCTATCTATCAGCCACGAGGCTATCTATCAATACGTCTACCATCCTTCCACCCCCAACCGAGGAGAGCTCATCGGTTGTCTGAGGCGTTCTCACAAGAGACGCAAGAGGAAGGGTAGGGCACCAGACAAGCATAGGTCTAAGATAACGGGTAGGGTGGGCATAGAACAAAGACCATTTGAAGTCGAGACCAGAGCCAGGTTTGGGGACTGGGAGGCAGACACCTTGATCTCACGCCGGAGCAGGGCGGCTATATTAACCATGGTAGAACGCTCAAGCAGGTTGGTTCAGCTTGAAAAGTTGGATGCTAAGACCTCTACTCTGACATCTCAAGCTATCATCAGCCGCCTGCTGTGCTTTCCCAGAGACTCCAGGCATACTATCACCTTCGACAATGGCCCGGAGAATGCTGAGCATGAAGGAGTCTCCCAATCCACAGGCATAAGCTGCTTCTTCTGCGAACCTTACTCTTCGTGGCAGCGAGGAACCAATGAGCACACCAACGGACTGGTAAGGCAATACTTGCCAAAGAAGACCGACTTCGCTATAATCAGTAGTGAGGAAATCAAGTTGATAGAGTCAAGGTTAAACAACAGGCCCAGGAAATGCCTGGGCTTTAAAACCCCACTCGAAGTCGCTAACATATGTGTTGCACTTCAACGTTGA
- a CDS encoding rubrerythrin, whose amino-acid sequence MSNTFGSTDELLDFAIAKEEEANQFYTNLATRVEKSPMREVFERFAAEELKHKARLEAIKHGKLLLSAEQKVANLKIADYLVEIKPEPDETLDYQKTLMIAMQREKASFKLYTDLAAITDNAELQETLLGLAQEEAKHKLRFEIEYDEHILTEN is encoded by the coding sequence ATGAGTAACACCTTTGGCTCAACCGATGAGCTGCTCGATTTTGCGATCGCTAAGGAAGAAGAGGCCAACCAATTCTATACCAACCTGGCGACACGGGTAGAGAAATCCCCCATGCGCGAGGTATTCGAACGCTTCGCCGCCGAAGAGCTCAAACACAAGGCCAGGCTGGAGGCGATCAAACATGGTAAGCTGCTCTTATCCGCAGAACAAAAGGTTGCCAATCTCAAGATCGCCGACTATCTTGTGGAGATCAAGCCAGAACCCGACGAAACCCTTGACTATCAGAAAACCCTGATGATCGCGATGCAACGCGAAAAGGCATCATTCAAACTCTATACCGACCTGGCCGCGATAACCGACAACGCGGAACTGCAGGAGACGCTCTTGGGCCTTGCGCAGGAGGAGGCAAAACATAAGTTGCGCTTTGAGATCGAATACGACGAGCACATCCTGACCGAGAACTAA
- a CDS encoding transcriptional regulator: MADNETKVIEAFKKAGEPLKAGQVVEATDIDAKEVGKIIKKLAKEGKLISPKRCYYGLP, translated from the coding sequence ATGGCAGACAACGAAACGAAGGTAATTGAAGCCTTTAAGAAAGCAGGCGAACCCTTAAAGGCCGGACAGGTGGTAGAGGCCACAGACATCGATGCCAAGGAAGTGGGCAAGATCATCAAGAAACTCGCAAAGGAAGGCAAGCTTATCTCCCCGAAGCGCTGTTACTACGGACTCCCCTGA
- a CDS encoding rubrerythrin family protein codes for MASINGTKTERNLLTAFAGESQARNRYTYFASKARKEGYVQIADIFAETANQEREHAKRLFKFLEGGEVEIAAAFPAGVIGTTPENLKAAAAGENYEWTEMYPGFAKLAREEGFEGIAAVFEAISVAEKQHEKRYNDLLANIEAGRVFKRDKPVIWRCRNCGYLHEGTEAPQECPACAHPQAHFEILGENW; via the coding sequence ATGGCAAGCATAAATGGAACAAAAACCGAACGCAATCTCTTGACCGCGTTTGCCGGCGAGTCGCAGGCCCGCAACCGATACACCTACTTTGCGAGCAAGGCACGCAAGGAAGGCTATGTTCAGATAGCCGACATCTTTGCCGAAACCGCCAATCAGGAACGCGAACACGCCAAACGTCTCTTCAAGTTCCTCGAGGGCGGCGAGGTGGAGATAGCCGCAGCATTTCCCGCAGGCGTAATCGGGACGACGCCTGAGAACCTTAAGGCCGCAGCCGCAGGCGAGAACTACGAGTGGACCGAGATGTACCCCGGTTTCGCCAAGCTGGCCCGCGAGGAAGGCTTTGAGGGGATCGCAGCGGTTTTCGAGGCGATCTCGGTTGCCGAAAAACAGCACGAGAAGCGCTACAATGACCTTCTGGCCAACATCGAGGCGGGCAGGGTCTTCAAACGAGATAAACCGGTGATCTGGCGGTGCCGCAACTGCGGCTACCTGCACGAAGGCACCGAAGCCCCACAAGAATGTCCAGCCTGCGCCCATCCCCAGGCCCACTTCGAGATACTTGGTGAAAACTGGTAA